One region of Intestinimonas massiliensis (ex Afouda et al. 2020) genomic DNA includes:
- a CDS encoding S-layer homology domain-containing protein, whose amino-acid sequence MKGKRRLPLVLALLLLLTLLPARATGTDRANTLAAGGQAHSLAVQEDGTVLVWGDNSAGQLGLGGDVAEIRKPTAVEGVSAVSVAAGEDFSAALRYDGAVYTWGHGVHAVPVQAAIDQVAAIAAGGEVVLALKTDGTVWQWTYGGAISRVSGLSRVAAIATGGGHHLALTVSGEVWAWGKNDRGQLGDGTAVDRAAPVKVPGLVDVVDVAAGAAHSLAVTFDGRVYAWGSNDCGQLGHAEGDRRTPSEVAELTKVVQVAAGTDSSMALTQGGTVYTWGCGEYGQLGSSRRQNTQSRPYTISMPGSGMAQIAAGAYHDLAVTNGGVLYAWGRNQRYQLGNSRNENADSPVRVLTGTGSGGAYPVSWTDGISDWARPYAEELYPTGLVPPMLWGDYQAGITRGELAHLLVSVYEQVRGTAPTPSAANKFNDLQGHLLETDLRKAYGLELLGGTSGTTLSPDRRVTRQEAAKMLCCFVGRMEGISIPAGMQSLAFYRDAGQIAEWAVPYVHYAHENHIMEGNAAGGFAPLDRLTREQSLVILARLVEQYGWIK is encoded by the coding sequence ATGAAAGGCAAACGGAGACTGCCTCTGGTCCTGGCGCTGTTGCTGCTGCTCACCCTGCTGCCGGCCCGGGCCACCGGGACCGACCGGGCCAACACCTTGGCCGCCGGGGGCCAGGCCCATTCCCTGGCAGTGCAGGAGGACGGCACCGTACTGGTCTGGGGAGACAATTCCGCCGGGCAGCTCGGGCTGGGCGGCGATGTGGCCGAGATCAGAAAGCCCACGGCGGTAGAGGGAGTCTCCGCCGTATCGGTGGCGGCGGGAGAGGATTTTTCCGCCGCCCTGCGGTATGACGGCGCGGTCTACACCTGGGGCCACGGCGTCCACGCCGTCCCTGTCCAGGCGGCCATTGATCAGGTGGCGGCCATCGCCGCCGGCGGAGAGGTGGTCCTGGCCCTCAAGACCGACGGGACTGTGTGGCAGTGGACCTACGGCGGCGCCATCTCTCGGGTGAGCGGACTGAGCCGGGTGGCGGCCATCGCTACCGGCGGAGGGCACCACCTGGCCCTCACCGTCAGCGGTGAGGTCTGGGCCTGGGGCAAAAACGACCGGGGGCAGTTGGGGGACGGAACGGCGGTGGATCGCGCCGCCCCGGTGAAGGTGCCCGGCTTAGTGGATGTGGTGGATGTGGCGGCCGGGGCGGCCCACTCTCTGGCCGTCACCTTTGACGGGCGGGTGTACGCATGGGGCTCCAATGACTGCGGGCAGCTAGGCCATGCCGAGGGAGACCGCCGGACCCCGTCGGAGGTGGCGGAGCTGACCAAGGTGGTCCAGGTGGCCGCCGGAACAGACAGCTCCATGGCCCTGACCCAGGGGGGCACGGTCTATACCTGGGGCTGCGGGGAGTATGGCCAGCTCGGGAGCTCCCGCCGGCAAAACACCCAGAGCCGGCCCTACACCATCAGCATGCCGGGCAGCGGCATGGCCCAGATCGCCGCCGGGGCCTACCACGATCTGGCCGTCACCAACGGAGGCGTGCTCTACGCCTGGGGCCGGAACCAGCGCTACCAGCTCGGCAACAGCAGGAACGAGAACGCCGACAGCCCGGTGCGGGTCCTGACCGGCACCGGCAGCGGCGGCGCCTACCCTGTGTCCTGGACCGACGGCATCAGCGATTGGGCCCGGCCCTATGCCGAGGAGCTCTATCCCACCGGGCTGGTGCCCCCCATGCTGTGGGGCGACTATCAGGCCGGCATTACCCGGGGCGAACTGGCCCACCTGCTGGTCAGCGTCTACGAGCAGGTGCGGGGGACGGCCCCGACGCCTAGCGCGGCAAACAAATTCAACGACCTTCAGGGCCACCTGCTGGAGACCGACCTGCGTAAAGCCTATGGCCTGGAGCTGCTGGGAGGTACGTCAGGCACCACCCTCTCCCCGGACCGCCGCGTCACCCGCCAGGAGGCGGCCAAGATGCTGTGCTGCTTCGTGGGCCGGATGGAGGGCATCTCGATCCCCGCCGGGATGCAGAGCCTGGCTTTCTACCGCGACGCCGGACAGATCGCGGAGTGGGCGGTGCCCTATGTGCACTATGCCCATGAGAACCATATCATGGAGGGCAATGCCGCCGGGGGCTTCGCCCCCTTGGACCGCCTGACCCGGGAGCAGAGCCTGGTTATCCTGGCCCGGTTGGTGGAGCAGTACGGATGGATAAAATAG
- a CDS encoding uracil-xanthine permease family protein, with protein sequence MPTHPNSAALFQYRGVPAPGQLIPLGLQHVVASIVGIVTPAILISNTCGLSPADQTLLIQVSLVITALATLLQLFPLFRRIGAGLPVIMGISFAYVPTLQSIGMQFDLPTILGAELVGGMVAIVFGVFVKQIRPFFPPLVTGTVIFTIGLSLYSTAIRYMASGSNPADPAQFGSVQNWVVAFITFAVVVFFNNFTKGTLKLGAILIGMVVGYLVAWLMGMVSFDSVASAGWFQVAAPLHFGLSFEPSACVSLAIVYVVNAVQTMGDLSSTTLGGMDRLPTDRELSGGIIGQGVISILGAFVGGLPTATYSQNVGIVTVNRVINRLVFALAAAVLLVAGLVPKFSSVLTTIPQSVIGGATVSVFAMITMTGIRMITSQKFTMRSSTVVGLSVALGMGVTQVSGSLAGPGFPGWVTTVFGSSSVVLATMMAIFLNLILPKDPPEEEAQAHRVEAVIEEAAQKAERETQ encoded by the coding sequence ATGCCAACGCACCCCAATTCCGCCGCCCTGTTCCAGTACAGAGGCGTCCCAGCTCCCGGCCAGCTCATCCCCCTGGGGCTCCAGCATGTGGTGGCCTCCATCGTGGGGATCGTCACCCCCGCCATTCTGATCTCCAACACCTGCGGCCTCAGCCCCGCTGACCAGACGCTGCTCATTCAGGTCTCCCTGGTCATCACCGCACTGGCCACGCTGCTGCAGCTCTTCCCCCTGTTTCGGCGCATTGGGGCGGGACTGCCTGTCATTATGGGCATCAGCTTCGCCTATGTCCCCACCCTCCAGTCCATCGGGATGCAGTTCGATCTGCCCACCATCCTGGGAGCCGAGCTGGTGGGCGGCATGGTGGCCATTGTGTTCGGCGTTTTTGTCAAGCAGATCCGCCCCTTCTTTCCGCCGCTGGTGACCGGAACCGTCATCTTTACCATCGGTCTCTCCCTGTATTCCACGGCCATCCGGTATATGGCCAGCGGCTCCAATCCAGCGGACCCGGCCCAGTTCGGCAGCGTCCAGAACTGGGTGGTGGCCTTCATCACCTTCGCCGTGGTGGTGTTCTTCAACAACTTTACCAAGGGCACCCTGAAGCTGGGCGCCATCCTCATCGGCATGGTGGTCGGTTACCTGGTGGCTTGGCTCATGGGCATGGTCTCCTTTGATTCCGTGGCCAGCGCCGGCTGGTTCCAGGTGGCCGCTCCCCTTCACTTCGGCCTCTCCTTCGAGCCCTCGGCCTGCGTCTCTCTGGCCATCGTCTACGTGGTCAACGCCGTGCAGACCATGGGCGACCTGAGCTCCACCACCCTGGGCGGCATGGACCGCCTGCCCACCGACCGGGAGCTGTCCGGCGGCATCATCGGCCAGGGGGTTATCAGCATTCTGGGCGCCTTCGTGGGGGGCCTGCCCACCGCCACTTACAGCCAGAACGTGGGCATCGTCACCGTCAACCGGGTGATTAACCGCCTGGTCTTTGCCCTGGCCGCCGCCGTGCTGCTGGTGGCCGGTCTGGTGCCCAAGTTCTCCTCCGTCCTCACCACCATCCCCCAGAGCGTCATCGGCGGAGCCACCGTGTCGGTGTTTGCCATGATCACCATGACCGGCATCCGCATGATCACCTCCCAGAAGTTCACCATGCGCTCCTCCACCGTGGTGGGGCTTTCCGTGGCCCTGGGTATGGGGGTCACGCAGGTGAGCGGCTCTCTGGCTGGCCCCGGCTTTCCCGGCTGGGTCACCACCGTGTTTGGCTCGTCCTCGGTGGTGCTGGCCACCATGATGGCCATCTTTCTCAACCTGATCCTCCCCAAGGACCCCCCGGAGGAGGAGGCCCAGGCCCATCGGGTGGAGGCCGTCATCGAGGAGGCGGCCCAGAAAGCCGAGCGCGAAACGCAGTGA